One Dictyostelium discoideum AX4 chromosome 3 chromosome, whole genome shotgun sequence genomic region harbors:
- the yelA gene encoding initiation factor eIF-4 gamma middle domain-containing protein — protein sequence MSQSDPLNVVSRILNKISKDNFQVLIDQLVSKCQLLDKNESTLFINNIFEKVVEEPSSSSYYIQIINKIQPIFQQNFSIGVGNKLVENFNKRYQILTDQINSNEETFDFNSSKQSFLNLCKFMGECYYTLPSSFLVDVVNNHLPQVTKETADDMTLQQLMEIEIIATSFTSAGKTIESMGGFSSKHENNKTHNNNNNNNNHDHDDDDHDEEDNENNYENTTSTTNNINNNNIQSRENDLHFKGIQKALEDATSVLSFLIENRQLLPPRVRFMVKNLFELKNNKWIIPKAINDDLNAQREVVKVATNHGKTISKSLSEKCDDDSTLNTIFWKSFFQALGIQNYKILRQLMLDDKSNISPSSTSPTIPLSPFLRRSMNITSPSQFNLNNCNNNNNSININNNNMDIDASFDLNDGLMESSSNNNNSNSQLQFSLSSSSGIKDNHNVPTIDLNTISSNNNQQINLPSGFLSPKVARSNSPSLSSVVKQPQSQQNNNNNNNNNNNNTTITTTTSSNNNINNNNNNNNNNKIKESPELSSAPDSNLSVIVSIIDSKIWTPQKEIWKKKIMNKIIPMKSILKKPQKIEILAAIWQNMCDNNYEYGSYLDLCLNLIKMDEGDISPLYSLDGGNVPPVKPYQQSAQPPPPPPSSSSSSAQQPPNEPVNPLLNKLKGPNRRSSMATLQMKPSGISEARRSSISVPFELNRRGSLSGDIPSYCPPAPKLKSTPTLKSTPAIVQNGGSITSTSSSSSSSSSSSSSTTKNIHPTSESKKQPIAKKHKPDLDSFKDVLISSLQDDFALKMFVKKRSLTTYMELLKDLYREFIIEIPLLLKCISLVHNGLYELTDEECTMLFDLEEMAQEQQNLEKQNDQQQNLLTQNNQIFQWKTNTWEEKPQTPPPPPTSYFDLGSDVFVL from the exons ATGAGCCAATCAGATCCCTTAAACGTTGTATCAAG aattttaaataaaatctcCAAAGATAATTTTCaagttttaattgatcaattaGTATCAAAGTGTCAATTATTAGATAAAAATGAATCtacattatttataaataatatttttgaaaaggTGGTTGAggaaccatcatcatcaagttattatattcaaattataaataaaattcaaccaatttttcaacaaaatttttcaatt GGAGTTGGAAATAAATtagttgaaaattttaataagcGTTATCAAATATTAACTGATCAAATCAATAGTAATGAAGAAACATTTGATTTCAATAGTAGTAAACagagttttttaaatttatgtaAATTTATGGGTGAATGCTATTATACATTACCAAGTTCATTTTTAGTTGATGTTGTAAATAATCATTTACCACAAGTTACCAAAGAAACCGCTGATGATATGACACTACAACAATTAAtggaaattgaaataattgcaACTTCATTCACTTCAGCCGGTAAAACCATAGAGTCAATGGGTGGTTTCTCAAGTAAacatgaaaataataaaactcataataataataataataataataatcatgatcatgatgatgacgatcatgatgaagaagataatgaaaataattatgaaaataCAACTTCCACTActaacaacatcaacaacaacaatatacAATCTCGTGAAAATGATTTACATTTTAAAGGTATTCAAAAAGCATTGGAAGATGCTACATcagttttatcatttttaattgaaaacaGACAATTGTTACCACCACGTGTTAGATTTATGGTaaagaatttatttgaattaaagaataataaatggATCATACCAAAGGCCATCAATGATGATTTGAACGCTCAAAGAGAGGTTGTTAAAGTTGCAACAAACCACGGTAAAACAATCTCCAAAAGTTTATCTGAAAAatgtgatgatgattcaaCTTTGAATACCATCTTTTGGAAATCTTTCTTTCAAGCATTAGGTATTCAAAACTATAAAATTCTTAGACAATTAATGTTGgatgataaatcaaatatttcaccatcttcaacatcaccaactataccattatcaccattCTTAAGACGTTCAATGAATATTACTTCACCTtcacaatttaatttaaataactgtaataataataataatagtattaatattaataacaacaatatggATATTGATGCATCATTCGATTTAAATGATGGTTTAAtggaatcatcatcaaataataataatagcaattcACAACTACAATTTAGTTTATCTAGTAGTAGTGGAATTAAAGATAACCATAATGTTCCAactattgatttaaatacaattagtagtaataataatcaacaaattaACTTACCAAGTGGATTTTTATCACCAAAAGTAGCAAGATCAAATTCACCTTCTTTATCTTCTGTTGTTAAACAACCTCAatcacaacaaaataataataacaataataataataataataataatacaacaattacaacaactacttcatccaataataatattaataataataataataataataataataataaaattaaagaatcacCAGAACTTTCAAGCGCACCAGATTCAAATTTATCTGTAATTGTTAGTATAATTGACAGTAAGATTTGGACACCACAAAAAGAAATctggaaaaagaaaattatgaATAAGATAATTCCAAtgaaatcaatattaaagaaACCTCAAAAGATTGAAATCCTTGCTGCAATTTGGCAAAATATGTGCGATAATAACTATGAGTATGGTTCCTATTTGGATTTgtgtttaaatttaattaaaatggaTGAAGGTGATATCTCCCCATTGTATAGTTTAGATGGTGGTAATGTTCCACCAGTAAAACCTTATCAACAATCTGctcaaccaccaccaccaccaccttcttcttcttcttcatccgCTCAACAACCACCAAATGAACCAGTTAATCCattattgaataaattaaaaggtCCAAATAGAAGATCATCAATGGCAACCTTACAAATGAAACCATCTGGTATCTCTGAAGCTAGAAGATCTTCAATCTCTGTtccatttgaattaaatcgTAGAGGTTCATTATCTGGTGATATTCCTTCTTATTGTCCACCTgctccaaaattaaaatcaactcCAACTCTTAAATCAACTCCTGCTATCGTTCAAAATGGTGGTTCAATTACttcaacttcatcatcatcatcatcatcatcatcatcatcatcgtcaacAACTAAAAATATTCATCCAACTTCTGAATCAAAGAAACAACCAATTGCTAAAAAACATAAACCAGATTTAGAT agtttcaaagatgttttaattaGTTCACTTCAAGATGATTTTGCATTGAAAATGTTTGTCAAAAAGAGAAGTTTAACAAcat atatggaattattaaaagatttatatAGAGAATTTATTATCGAAATCCCATTATTACTAAAGTGTATTTCATTGGTACATAATGGTTTATATGAACTAACTGATGAAGAATGTACAATGTTATTTGATTTAGAAGAGATGgcacaagaacaacaaaacttggaaaaacaaaatgatcaacaacaaaatcttCTTactcaaaataatcaaatattcCAATGGAAAACAAATACTTGGGAAGAAAAACCTCAaactccaccaccacctccaaCTTCATACTTTGATTTAGGGTCTGATGTATTtgttttgtaa